In one window of Tellurirhabdus rosea DNA:
- a CDS encoding TetR/AcrR family transcriptional regulator — protein sequence MGIAERKEREKEEMKRRILDAAQQLFLENGYEKVSIRNIADAIEYSPATIYLYFKDKNELLFALHQEAFHTLTLKFQEVFQEKDPYQRLVSMGRTYVQFAVENPEMFDLMFIMTAPIDALECREDIWTEGRVAFGLLVQVVQSCIDAGVFKTQDAEAAALMIWSGIHGYTALFLRKRLSMFTDERRIELMDKAFTLFVETIYKGL from the coding sequence ATGGGAATCGCAGAACGCAAGGAACGGGAAAAAGAGGAGATGAAGCGCCGGATTCTGGATGCAGCACAACAACTGTTTCTGGAAAATGGCTACGAGAAGGTGAGCATCCGCAACATTGCCGACGCGATTGAGTACAGTCCCGCCACCATTTATCTATATTTCAAAGATAAGAACGAACTCCTTTTTGCCCTGCACCAGGAGGCGTTTCATACCCTGACCCTGAAATTTCAGGAAGTCTTTCAGGAAAAGGACCCGTACCAGCGGCTGGTCAGTATGGGCCGGACGTATGTTCAGTTTGCGGTCGAGAATCCGGAAATGTTTGACCTGATGTTCATCATGACAGCCCCCATCGACGCGCTGGAATGCCGGGAAGACATCTGGACAGAGGGACGGGTTGCGTTTGGCCTGCTCGTTCAGGTCGTGCAGTCCTGCATCGATGCGGGAGTTTTCAAGACGCAGGATGCCGAAGCGGCAGCCCTGATGATCTGGAGCGGCATTCACGGTTATACGGCCCTGTTCCTGCGAAAACGCCTGTCGATGTTTACCGACGAACGCCGTATCGAACTCATGGACAAGGCCTTTACCCTTTTCGTTGAAACGATTTACAAAGGACTATAA
- a CDS encoding PaaI family thioesterase, whose protein sequence is MHQPETNPRLEFFRSQIGKDMSQSISPLGRWLNGTLRRVEPGEITVEYLVREDLCNPMRVLHGGAAAAILDDLIGVTVFSLGRDHAYTSVNLNVDFLNPAREGELITATARIVRAGRNIVHTECLILGADGKIIAKAASNLVQTGVKI, encoded by the coding sequence ATGCATCAACCGGAAACGAACCCCCGTCTGGAATTTTTCCGCTCCCAGATCGGGAAAGACATGAGCCAGAGCATCTCCCCGCTCGGCCGCTGGCTCAACGGCACGCTCCGCCGGGTCGAACCGGGCGAAATCACGGTCGAGTACCTGGTCCGGGAAGATCTCTGCAATCCCATGCGGGTGCTGCACGGCGGGGCGGCGGCGGCCATTCTGGACGACCTCATCGGCGTCACGGTCTTTTCCCTCGGCCGCGACCACGCCTATACTTCCGTCAATCTGAATGTGGATTTCCTGAATCCGGCGCGCGAAGGAGAACTCATCACGGCCACCGCGCGGATCGTTCGGGCGGGCAGAAATATCGTCCACACCGAATGCCTCATCCTCGGCGCAGACGGCAAAATCATCGCCAAAGCCGCCTCGAACCTGGTGCAGACGGGGGTGAAGATTTAG